Proteins co-encoded in one Dysgonomonadaceae bacterium PH5-43 genomic window:
- a CDS encoding effector-binding domain-containing protein (product_source=COG4978; cog=COG4978; pfam=PF06445; smart=SM00871; superfamily=55136): MAKFTDIMLLQQPQQHALVIERQGDMATFGKLIADGFAEISAYLKEEGELPSDIPCVEYPAFNEMTENNIRMVISCYTSKPFAGKGDIQSIIIPERKVVACLYKGSYEEQAKLYNEMMEWIKENGFEGTGSSIEHYYTAPEVPQEEQITRIIMPLC, encoded by the coding sequence ATGGCAAAGTTTACAGACATTATGCTCCTGCAGCAACCCCAACAACACGCCTTGGTTATTGAACGTCAAGGCGATATGGCAACATTCGGCAAACTGATAGCCGATGGTTTTGCGGAAATAAGTGCTTACCTGAAAGAAGAGGGAGAACTCCCGTCCGACATCCCTTGTGTAGAATATCCTGCATTTAACGAAATGACCGAGAATAACATTCGTATGGTGATAAGCTGTTATACATCTAAACCATTTGCAGGGAAAGGCGATATCCAAAGCATCATTATTCCTGAAAGGAAAGTTGTAGCCTGTCTATATAAAGGTTCGTATGAGGAACAGGCCAAACTATACAATGAGATGATGGAATGGATTAAAGAGAACGGCTTTGAAGGTACAGGTTCCAGCATAGAACATTATTATACCGCGCCGGAAGTGCCGCAAGAAGAACAGATCACCCGAATAATTATGCCATTATGTTAG
- a CDS encoding protein gp37 (product_source=COG4422; cog=COG4422; pfam=PF07505), with the protein MPKNAIEPKSKMWNLWHGCHKLSAGCRHCYVYRGDAKRGVDSNIVTKTKNFDLPIQKKRNGEYKIPSGSLVYTCFTSDFFVEDADKWRAEAWEMIRLRSDLRFMMITKRIDRLQVSLPDDWGDGYENVTICCTVENQDRADYRLPIYKDAPIKHKIIICEPLLERIDLHAYDIGSWVEQVVVGGESGYNARPCNFDWIMELHHLCVEQNISFWFKQTGAKFIKDGKLYNINRRLQHAQARKAGINL; encoded by the coding sequence ATGCCTAAAAACGCTATCGAACCCAAATCGAAGATGTGGAACCTGTGGCATGGCTGTCATAAGCTAAGCGCAGGTTGCCGGCATTGCTACGTTTACCGGGGCGATGCAAAACGGGGTGTTGATAGTAATATCGTTACCAAAACCAAGAACTTCGACCTACCCATACAAAAGAAGCGGAACGGTGAATACAAAATCCCATCCGGTTCGTTGGTCTATACCTGTTTCACTTCCGATTTCTTTGTAGAAGATGCCGATAAGTGGCGCGCGGAAGCATGGGAGATGATACGTCTGCGTAGTGATTTACGGTTTATGATGATTACCAAACGTATCGACCGCTTGCAAGTATCCCTGCCCGATGATTGGGGTGATGGATACGAAAATGTCACTATTTGTTGTACGGTAGAGAATCAAGATCGTGCCGATTACCGCCTACCTATTTATAAAGATGCTCCCATAAAACATAAGATCATTATTTGCGAACCGCTTCTGGAGCGAATAGACTTACATGCCTATGATATCGGTTCGTGGGTTGAACAGGTGGTGGTTGGAGGAGAATCCGGCTACAATGCCCGCCCTTGCAATTTCGATTGGATAATGGAGTTACATCATTTATGCGTAGAACAAAACATTTCTTTCTGGTTCAAGCAAACTGGCGCTAAGTTTATCAAGGATGGGAAATTGTACAACATCAATCGTCGGCTGCAACATGCGCAGGCTCGCAAAGCAGGAATCAATCTATAA
- a CDS encoding formamidopyrimidine-DNA glycosylase (product_source=KO:K10563; cath_funfam=1.10.8.50,3.20.190.10; cog=COG0266; ko=KO:K10563; pfam=PF06831; smart=SM01232; superfamily=46946,57716,81624), with product MLELPEVITLSRQANDTLKGKRITQVFNATKPHKFTFYNSNPLEYGKLLTGKTILSSQGYGMFVDFLLSDQVMMNIGDGVNVRYYEPGSKIPANYQLLLTFDDESFLVFSVAMYGFINAYPDGTIDNKYYTLSKGSISPLSDQYTPTQFEKLFSEAKKTLSAKALLATEQRIPGVGNGVTQDILFNARINPKQKVLTLSDPQKETLFNSLKDTLQEMTFEGGRDTQTDLYGNNGNYQTILSAKTWKNGCPCCGNTIVKEAYLGGSVYYCPECQKID from the coding sequence ATGTTAGAACTCCCCGAAGTAATCACCCTCAGCAGACAAGCGAACGATACCCTGAAAGGAAAAAGAATCACGCAGGTTTTCAACGCCACTAAGCCGCATAAATTTACCTTCTACAACAGCAATCCGTTGGAATACGGTAAACTCTTGACTGGCAAAACCATATTGTCTTCGCAAGGCTATGGTATGTTTGTCGATTTTCTCTTGTCGGACCAGGTAATGATGAATATCGGCGATGGTGTAAATGTCCGCTACTATGAGCCAGGCAGTAAAATACCTGCCAATTATCAACTATTACTGACGTTTGATGATGAGTCGTTTCTTGTCTTCAGCGTTGCCATGTATGGCTTTATCAATGCCTATCCCGATGGCACTATCGACAATAAATACTATACCCTGAGTAAAGGAAGCATCTCCCCATTGAGCGACCAATATACCCCGACGCAGTTCGAGAAGCTTTTCTCAGAAGCCAAGAAAACACTTTCAGCCAAAGCTCTTCTTGCTACCGAACAACGCATCCCCGGTGTCGGCAATGGTGTAACACAAGACATACTGTTCAATGCCCGCATCAACCCAAAACAAAAGGTATTGACATTATCCGACCCCCAGAAAGAGACCCTGTTCAATTCTCTGAAAGACACCTTACAGGAAATGACTTTCGAGGGAGGACGAGATACACAGACAGATCTTTACGGCAATAATGGCAATTACCAAACCATCCTGTCAGCTAAAACATGGAAGAACGGTTGCCCCTGTTGTGGCAATACAATCGTAAAAGAGGCTTATTTAGGCGGATCTGTGTACTACTGTCCCGAATGTCAAAAGATAGATTAA
- a CDS encoding AraC family transcriptional regulator (product_source=KO:K13652; cath_funfam=1.10.10.60,3.20.80.10; cog=COG2207,COG3449; ko=KO:K13652; pfam=PF06445,PF12674,PF12833; smart=SM00342,SM00871; superfamily=46689,55136): MNQVDQQYCQSCGMPLRFDVEEYLGTNPDHSHSDEYCYYCLKDGEYTVDIPMDEMVDIWVKYTDKYNWYSNTNYTPLELRTLLNKRLPTLKRWRQKEETANIHHETINRIRTHIDHNLFSELNPERLAVIANLSFFHFRRVFQHVTGENIGTYIQRLRLEYIAHLLIVTNQSINDIQQQTNYHTKFSLAKAFKKHFGISMSEYRARYYSKENQYLPDDLLKVNIKRINTQKAICLDVHGAFRNEQSYQHIWQQLTHYREKHLPKTKDSFFISISRDNPQVTSADLRRLYIGIITGEGIKPEGKFFLQELSGGMYAAFIHKGSYSHLPEVYKSIYEQWLPSSRYIQKSPQSFEVYLNTPDEVIEENLITEIYIPIDNK, from the coding sequence ATGAATCAAGTTGATCAACAATACTGCCAGAGTTGCGGAATGCCCCTCCGTTTCGATGTGGAAGAATATCTGGGAACTAATCCCGATCATTCCCATAGCGATGAATATTGTTATTATTGTTTGAAAGACGGTGAATATACTGTCGATATCCCGATGGATGAGATGGTAGATATATGGGTAAAGTATACCGATAAATACAACTGGTATTCCAATACGAACTATACCCCTCTGGAATTAAGAACGTTGTTGAATAAACGGCTCCCTACCTTGAAACGTTGGCGACAAAAGGAAGAAACGGCAAATATTCATCACGAAACAATCAATCGGATTAGAACCCATATAGATCACAATCTGTTCTCCGAATTGAATCCTGAGCGACTTGCCGTTATTGCCAACCTCTCTTTCTTTCACTTTCGCAGGGTGTTCCAACATGTGACCGGAGAAAATATTGGCACATACATTCAACGCCTACGGTTGGAGTACATTGCCCATCTCTTGATTGTGACCAATCAATCTATCAACGACATACAGCAGCAAACCAATTATCACACCAAATTCAGTCTGGCTAAGGCTTTTAAGAAGCATTTTGGCATTTCCATGTCAGAATATCGGGCAAGATATTATTCAAAAGAGAACCAATACCTACCGGATGATTTATTGAAAGTAAACATTAAGCGGATTAATACCCAAAAGGCTATCTGTCTGGATGTGCATGGTGCTTTTCGAAACGAACAAAGTTATCAGCACATTTGGCAACAACTGACACATTACAGAGAAAAGCATTTGCCGAAAACGAAAGATTCTTTCTTTATAAGTATCAGCCGGGATAACCCACAGGTTACGTCAGCCGATCTGCGACGTTTATATATTGGGATTATTACAGGAGAAGGCATAAAGCCCGAAGGCAAATTCTTCCTGCAAGAACTTTCCGGAGGCATGTATGCCGCTTTTATTCATAAAGGGAGCTACTCTCATTTGCCGGAAGTATATAAAAGTATTTACGAACAGTGGCTTCCGAGCAGCCGATATATCCAAAAGAGTCCGCAATCTTTTGAGGTGTATCTGAATACGCCCGATGAGGTGATAGAAGAGAATTTAATAACAGAAATTTATATACCCATAGATAATAAATAG
- a CDS encoding aminopeptidase YwaD (product_source=KO:K19701; cath_funfam=3.40.630.10; cog=COG4882; ko=KO:K19701; pfam=PF04389; superfamily=53187), with amino-acid sequence MDKKALTEKAKSHLQVLCSEIGERRVGSEKNRKATAYAKRVLDDLGWITESTELSVIDWKTDGATLICNGESFEVFSSEYSLGCSVKGELIAMNTIEQLEQTDIKDKIVLLYGDIASQQIAPKNFPFWNPEEHQHIVSLLEKGNPQALICATERNAISAGGVYPFPLFEDGDFDIPSVYIKDTEGEKLLIYAGQTVELESKAIRIPETAFNVIARNNTESKNRIVITAHIDTKIGTPGAIDNGTGVTIVLLLAELLKEYSFKYPIELVIFNGEDYYGAPGQVKYMKQNTGTFSDILLNINIDGAGYKEGLSCFSVFDLPENLLDTLHEVLWDTPEIVEGLPWYQGDHSMFLQNGCPAIAVSSQWFIENFETQELTHTPKDNLSVVNYERVAECALGIAELIRKL; translated from the coding sequence ATGGACAAAAAAGCATTAACAGAGAAAGCGAAATCACATTTACAGGTATTATGCTCCGAAATTGGCGAACGCCGGGTTGGGAGTGAGAAGAACCGCAAAGCAACAGCTTACGCAAAGAGAGTATTAGATGACTTAGGTTGGATAACAGAATCAACCGAATTGTCGGTTATAGATTGGAAAACTGATGGAGCAACGCTAATATGCAACGGAGAATCATTTGAAGTCTTTTCTTCCGAATACTCTTTAGGCTGTTCCGTAAAAGGCGAACTGATTGCCATGAATACCATCGAGCAATTGGAACAAACCGACATTAAGGATAAAATCGTTCTCTTATACGGAGACATTGCCTCCCAACAAATTGCTCCGAAGAACTTCCCCTTTTGGAATCCAGAAGAACATCAACACATTGTTTCTCTATTGGAGAAAGGCAATCCGCAAGCACTCATTTGTGCCACGGAACGAAATGCAATAAGTGCAGGTGGTGTTTACCCCTTCCCTTTGTTTGAAGATGGAGACTTCGACATTCCATCGGTTTACATTAAAGATACCGAAGGAGAAAAACTACTTATATATGCAGGTCAGACAGTAGAATTGGAATCAAAAGCTATCCGTATCCCCGAAACAGCATTTAACGTAATTGCTCGGAACAATACAGAATCTAAGAACCGGATTGTTATTACCGCCCACATAGATACCAAAATCGGTACGCCGGGAGCAATCGACAATGGTACAGGCGTAACCATCGTCTTATTGCTGGCTGAACTACTTAAAGAATATTCTTTCAAATATCCGATAGAATTAGTCATCTTTAATGGAGAAGACTATTACGGTGCACCGGGACAAGTGAAATATATGAAGCAGAACACCGGAACGTTCAGCGACATACTACTAAACATAAACATTGACGGAGCCGGATACAAAGAAGGACTTTCCTGTTTCTCCGTATTCGATCTTCCCGAGAATCTTCTCGATACACTACACGAAGTACTTTGGGATACTCCCGAAATAGTAGAAGGATTACCATGGTATCAGGGCGACCATAGTATGTTCCTGCAAAACGGTTGTCCGGCAATCGCCGTCAGTTCGCAATGGTTTATCGAGAATTTCGAGACACAGGAACTAACACATACTCCCAAAGATAACTTGAGTGTTGTAAATTACGAACGGGTGGCAGAGTGTGCTTTGGGTATAGCGGAACTGATACGGAAATTATAA